A window of the Thermoanaerobaculia bacterium genome harbors these coding sequences:
- a CDS encoding (2Fe-2S)-binding protein, producing MTDGSRIRLVVDGRAISAEEGTTVAAALVNAGITAFRTSVTGAPRGPLCGMGICHECRVTIDGIAHRRSCMIDVAAGMRIDTRG from the coding sequence GCTCCCGCATCCGGCTCGTCGTCGACGGGCGCGCGATCTCCGCCGAGGAAGGAACCACCGTCGCCGCGGCGCTCGTCAACGCCGGCATCACGGCATTCCGAACCTCGGTGACCGGTGCTCCCCGCGGACCGCTCTGCGGGATGGGGATCTGTCACGAGTGCCGGGTGACGATCGACGGAATCGCGCATCGCCGCTCCTGCATGATCGACGTCGCCGCGGGAATGCGGATCGACACGCGTGGCTGA